The Geobacillus stearothermophilus ATCC 12980 genome contains a region encoding:
- the flgL gene encoding flagellar hook-associated protein FlgL: protein MRVTQSMLTQNMLRNLSQSYERLGKIQDQLSTGKKIARPSDDPVVAIKGMAYRTNLTEVEQFKRNFSEAHNWIDASDSALNEATQVLQRIRELVVQASNDTYEQSQREHIAKEIDELKNHLVSIANTQIAGKYIFNGTDTLRPPVNLDDPVNKVSTNTEQVKIELLKGIQLPVNVNPTRVFTYSATPGQGLFSDLEALVNDLEAGKSGQELNGYLSYIDKHIDNVLAERAELGARSNRLELMEARVDEQEVIAQQILSDNEDADIERVITDLKTQESVHRAALGVGARIIQPTLLDFLR from the coding sequence ATGCGCGTCACGCAATCGATGTTGACGCAAAATATGCTGCGTAACTTGAGCCAAAGCTATGAACGGCTCGGCAAAATTCAAGACCAGCTGTCCACCGGCAAAAAAATTGCCCGCCCGTCTGACGACCCGGTCGTGGCCATCAAAGGGATGGCGTACCGGACGAACTTAACTGAGGTGGAACAGTTTAAACGCAATTTCTCCGAAGCCCATAACTGGATCGATGCGTCCGACTCGGCGCTTAACGAAGCGACGCAAGTGCTCCAGCGCATTCGCGAGCTCGTCGTCCAGGCAAGCAACGATACGTATGAGCAATCGCAGCGTGAGCATATCGCGAAAGAGATCGATGAGCTAAAAAACCATTTAGTGTCCATTGCCAACACACAAATTGCGGGCAAATACATTTTCAATGGCACGGATACCCTTCGACCGCCGGTCAACTTGGACGACCCAGTGAACAAAGTGTCGACGAACACAGAACAAGTGAAAATCGAGCTGTTAAAAGGCATCCAGCTCCCGGTCAACGTCAATCCGACGCGCGTCTTTACGTACAGCGCGACTCCAGGACAAGGGCTGTTCAGCGATTTAGAAGCGCTTGTGAATGACTTGGAAGCTGGCAAGAGCGGCCAAGAGCTGAACGGTTATTTATCCTATATTGACAAGCACATCGACAACGTCTTGGCCGAGCGTGCCGAGCTTGGCGCGCGAAGCAACCGCCTTGAGCTGATGGAAGCGCGTGTCGATGAACAGGAAGTGATCGCCCAACAAATTTTGTCGGACAATGAAGACGCCGATATCGAACGGGTCATTACCGATTTGAAAACACAGGAAAGTGTGCACCGCGCCGCCCTTGGCGTCGGCGCCCGCATCATTCAGCCGACGCTGCTCGATTTTTTGCGCTAA
- a CDS encoding response regulator, whose product MKTRIAIIDDHQLFRESIKRILEFEGDFEVVAEGSDGSEALSIVETYRPDLVLMDINMPDINGVEATKQLIEAYPDTKVVVLSIHDDEHYVMRALQTGATGYLLKEMDTDTLIEAVRIVAEGGSYLHPKVTHNLIREYRRLTSEKGGVAVKQEVRRPLHLLTRRECEVLQLLADGKSNRAIGEALYISEKTVKNHVSSILQKLNVNDRTQAVVVAIKNGWVEVR is encoded by the coding sequence ATGAAAACACGCATCGCGATTATCGACGATCACCAGCTGTTTCGCGAGAGCATCAAGCGCATTTTGGAATTTGAGGGCGATTTTGAAGTCGTGGCGGAAGGAAGCGACGGAAGCGAAGCGCTTTCAATCGTCGAAACATACCGCCCCGATTTGGTGCTGATGGACATTAACATGCCGGACATCAACGGCGTGGAGGCGACGAAACAGCTGATCGAAGCTTACCCTGATACGAAAGTCGTCGTGCTGTCGATCCATGACGATGAACACTATGTGATGCGCGCTTTGCAGACGGGGGCGACGGGGTATTTGCTGAAGGAGATGGATACCGATACGCTCATTGAGGCGGTGAGAATCGTCGCGGAAGGCGGATCGTATTTGCATCCGAAAGTGACGCACAACTTGATTCGCGAATACCGCCGCTTGACGTCGGAAAAAGGCGGCGTGGCGGTCAAACAAGAAGTGCGTCGTCCGTTGCATTTATTGACGCGGCGCGAGTGCGAAGTGCTGCAGCTGTTGGCCGACGGCAAAAGCAACCGCGCCATCGGCGAAGCGCTGTACATTAGCGAAAAAACGGTGAAAAACCACGTCAGCAGCATCTTGCAAAAATTAAACGTCAATGACCGGACGCAAGCCGTTGTGGTTGCGATCAAAAACGGCTGGGTGGAGGTGCGCTGA
- a CDS encoding sensor histidine kinase, producing the protein MAKAKQWDVKQLDRIVEKMIDTVQHSKDEIFRIGEQSRQEHDHLLRELEEVKRLTVQAIEEADRLEMEARRARRRLSEVSQNFSTHLEQDIREAYEAAHELHMKLTMVREREKQLRLRRDELERRLASFAQIIERADYLVGQITVVLHYLNSDFRQVSELVEGAKQKQEFGLKITEAQEEERRRLSREIHDGPAQLLAHVLLRSDLVEKVIKERGTEAAIAEIRDFRKMVRSALSEVRRIIYDLRPMALDDLGLVPTLKKYLQTTEEYNNGVHISFVHIGEEIRLPSRMEAAVFRLVQESVQNALKHAEARHIDVKMEVTCHHLLVSVKDDGKGFDPSVKKENAFGLIGMRERVELLGGTLDIRSKIGSGTTVFIRVPLDRSTDEANKEERKR; encoded by the coding sequence ATGGCTAAGGCAAAACAGTGGGACGTAAAGCAGTTAGATCGGATTGTCGAAAAAATGATCGACACCGTTCAACATAGCAAAGACGAAATTTTCCGCATCGGGGAGCAGTCGCGTCAAGAGCACGACCATTTGCTTCGCGAACTTGAGGAGGTGAAGCGGCTGACCGTGCAGGCGATCGAAGAAGCGGACCGGCTCGAAATGGAGGCGCGCCGGGCGCGCCGCCGCCTGTCGGAAGTGAGCCAAAACTTTTCGACCCACTTGGAGCAAGATATTCGCGAGGCGTATGAAGCGGCGCACGAGCTGCATATGAAGCTGACGATGGTGCGCGAGCGGGAGAAACAGCTGCGGCTGCGCCGTGATGAACTCGAGCGGAGATTGGCGAGCTTTGCGCAAATTATCGAACGCGCCGATTATTTAGTCGGGCAAATTACGGTCGTGCTCCACTACTTAAACAGCGATTTCCGCCAGGTCAGCGAGCTCGTTGAAGGAGCGAAGCAAAAGCAGGAATTTGGGCTGAAAATCACCGAAGCCCAGGAAGAAGAGCGGCGTCGGCTGTCGCGGGAAATCCATGACGGCCCGGCGCAGCTGCTTGCGCATGTCCTGCTTCGATCGGATCTCGTCGAAAAGGTGATCAAAGAGCGAGGGACAGAGGCGGCGATCGCCGAGATTCGTGATTTTCGCAAAATGGTGCGTTCGGCTTTGTCCGAAGTGCGCCGCATCATTTACGATTTGCGGCCGATGGCGCTTGATGATTTAGGATTGGTTCCGACGCTAAAAAAATACTTGCAAACGACCGAAGAATATAATAACGGAGTCCATATTTCCTTTGTACATATCGGCGAAGAAATTCGGCTGCCGTCGCGGATGGAGGCGGCCGTGTTTCGCCTTGTCCAAGAATCGGTGCAAAATGCCTTAAAGCATGCCGAAGCGCGCCATATCGACGTCAAAATGGAAGTGACGTGCCACCATCTGCTTGTCAGTGTCAAAGACGATGGCAAAGGATTTGATCCATCGGTCAAAAAAGAAAATGCGTTCGGCTTGATTGGAATGCGGGAGCGGGTGGAGCTGCTCGGCGGCACGCTCGACATCCGCTCAAAGATTGGCAGCGGAACGACCGTGTTCATTCGCGTTCCGCTCGACCGTTCGACTGACGAAGCGAACAAGGAGGAGAGGAAACGATGA
- the flgK gene encoding flagellar hook-associated protein FlgK, which translates to MGSTFHGLEVAKRGMAVQQMALYTTGHNIANANTPGYSRQRVNFVQSEPYPPASLNRPQIPGQMGTGVEAGSIERVRDRFFDWQYRGENNKLGYWQAQADALKKMEDIMNEPSDSGLSKTMDQFWQALQDLSANPENTGARSVVRQSGLAVVETFHYLADSLTSIQNDLANEIQVTVKSINSIAEQLYKINQQIAEVEPHGYLPNDLYDERDRLLDELSALVKIEVEPKPSGGNALKIAEGSYDVYIFDGNGQRQLLVNGNQGYQTLSVSPSASSSPEMPTGPLTGLSLGGSSIPFVASGKLKGLIEAYGYDDGSGVKGIYPDMLKKLDTLAYSFAKRFNEVHQTGYTLSPSNPGGLFFSDLTQVDGAAKAIQLSSNIDDLNNIAASSAPNEPGNGLNAIRLANVKNSNFANLQNPAPSVSYPITAGTLQAYYESMIGQLAVDTQQANRLVNNSEVLRQSVEERQQSVSGVSLDEEMTNMIRFQHAYNAAARTITTIDEMLDKIINGMGIVGR; encoded by the coding sequence ATGGGATCAACATTTCACGGGCTGGAAGTCGCCAAGCGCGGCATGGCCGTGCAGCAAATGGCGCTGTACACGACCGGCCATAACATTGCTAACGCCAACACGCCCGGTTATTCCCGTCAGCGTGTCAATTTTGTCCAAAGCGAGCCGTACCCGCCGGCGTCCCTCAACCGCCCGCAAATTCCGGGACAGATGGGGACGGGGGTCGAGGCGGGGTCGATTGAGCGGGTGCGCGACCGCTTTTTTGACTGGCAATACCGCGGCGAGAACAACAAACTGGGCTATTGGCAAGCCCAAGCCGATGCGTTAAAAAAAATGGAGGACATTATGAACGAACCGTCCGACAGCGGTTTATCCAAAACCATGGATCAATTTTGGCAGGCGCTCCAGGATTTAAGTGCAAACCCAGAAAATACAGGGGCCCGCTCGGTCGTGCGCCAGAGCGGACTGGCGGTGGTCGAGACGTTTCATTATTTGGCCGATTCGTTAACCTCTATTCAAAACGATCTCGCCAATGAAATTCAAGTGACCGTCAAATCGATCAACTCGATCGCGGAACAGCTGTATAAAATCAACCAACAAATCGCCGAAGTCGAACCGCACGGCTACTTGCCGAACGATTTGTACGATGAGCGCGACCGACTGCTCGATGAACTGTCTGCGCTCGTCAAAATCGAAGTCGAGCCGAAGCCAAGCGGCGGCAATGCGCTGAAAATAGCGGAGGGGTCTTATGATGTATATATTTTTGATGGCAACGGCCAGCGTCAGCTGCTGGTCAATGGCAACCAAGGATACCAGACGCTGTCCGTATCGCCGAGCGCCAGCTCCTCCCCGGAGATGCCGACCGGTCCGCTTACCGGACTTTCGCTTGGAGGCTCTTCCATCCCGTTTGTCGCCTCCGGCAAGTTGAAAGGGTTGATCGAGGCCTACGGATATGATGACGGAAGCGGTGTCAAAGGCATTTATCCCGATATGTTGAAAAAGCTCGATACGCTCGCGTATTCGTTCGCCAAACGGTTTAACGAAGTGCACCAAACAGGGTATACGCTCAGCCCGAGCAACCCGGGAGGGCTGTTTTTCAGCGATTTGACGCAAGTGGACGGGGCAGCGAAAGCGATCCAATTGTCATCCAATATTGATGATTTAAACAATATCGCCGCTTCATCAGCGCCGAACGAACCGGGGAACGGCTTAAACGCCATTCGTCTCGCCAATGTCAAAAACAGCAATTTTGCCAACCTGCAAAATCCGGCGCCGTCGGTCTCGTATCCGATCACAGCGGGCACGCTGCAGGCGTATTACGAAAGCATGATCGGCCAGCTGGCGGTCGACACCCAACAGGCGAACCGCCTCGTCAACAACTCCGAAGTGCTCCGCCAGTCGGTGGAGGAAAGGCAGCAGTCCGTCAGCGGGGTGTCGCTCGATGAAGAAATGACGAACATGATTCGGTTTCAGCACGCCTACAACGCGGCGGCGCGCACGATTACAACGATTGATGAAATGCTCGATAAAATCATTAACGGCATGGGAATTGTCGGAAGGTAG
- the csrA gene encoding carbon storage regulator CsrA yields MLVLTRKLKEAIQIGDDIEITVLAIQGDQVKLGINAPKHIDIHRKEVYLAIQAENSAAAEAHEASLAELTAKLKQWKHP; encoded by the coding sequence ATGCTTGTTTTAACGCGCAAACTCAAAGAAGCGATCCAAATCGGCGATGACATCGAAATCACCGTCCTCGCCATCCAAGGCGATCAAGTAAAGCTTGGCATCAACGCGCCAAAACACATCGACATTCACCGCAAAGAAGTGTACCTCGCCATCCAAGCGGAAAACAGTGCCGCCGCCGAAGCACACGAAGCCTCGCTCGCCGAACTGACCGCCAAGCTGAAACAATGGAAACATCCATAA
- a CDS encoding YaaR family protein, producing MEINKIANTPSVPIGKKAAASFSPSVSFAELTAKEQEKLRNERLRQLADEIEQQGKKLAKLRTVDDLRRYKQLVRQLLDEAVNHGLKLTEQYGFHWSGRSRVYHIVKTIDQKLLDVTNAVLEQERPRIDLLQTLGEIQGLIVNLYT from the coding sequence ATGGAGATCAATAAAATTGCCAACACCCCATCGGTTCCAATCGGCAAAAAAGCGGCGGCTTCTTTTTCGCCATCCGTGTCATTTGCCGAGCTGACCGCCAAGGAGCAGGAAAAGCTGCGAAACGAGCGGCTGAGGCAGCTGGCGGATGAAATCGAACAGCAAGGAAAAAAACTGGCCAAGTTGCGGACGGTTGACGATTTGCGGCGGTATAAACAGCTCGTCAGACAATTGCTCGATGAAGCGGTGAACCATGGCTTGAAACTGACGGAGCAGTATGGGTTCCATTGGAGCGGCCGTTCCCGCGTCTATCATATCGTCAAAACGATCGACCAAAAGCTGCTGGACGTCACAAACGCGGTGCTCGAGCAAGAACGGCCGAGGATTGATTTGCTGCAGACGTTGGGGGAAATTCAAGGGTTGATCGTCAATTTGTATACGTAA
- a CDS encoding TIGR03826 family flagellar region protein: MNLENCPVCGRLFVRSPFRDICPSCHEEEERQFQTVVQFLRRRENRLATMEQIVDATGVPETLLVKFIKSGRLTLAQLPNLGYPCDRCGKLIREGRMCADCSKDLQGQLEMVKKEEQKKKQVFRTYYTDKERNGR, from the coding sequence ATGAACTTAGAAAATTGCCCGGTTTGCGGCCGTCTGTTTGTCCGCTCGCCGTTTCGCGATATTTGCCCGTCTTGTCATGAAGAAGAAGAACGGCAATTTCAAACCGTGGTCCAATTTTTGCGGCGCCGGGAAAACCGGTTGGCGACGATGGAGCAAATTGTCGATGCGACAGGGGTGCCTGAGACGCTGCTGGTCAAATTCATCAAAAGCGGCCGCTTAACGTTGGCGCAGCTGCCGAATTTAGGATATCCGTGCGACCGTTGCGGCAAGCTGATCCGCGAAGGCAGAATGTGCGCTGACTGTTCAAAAGATTTGCAAGGGCAGCTGGAAATGGTGAAAAAAGAAGAACAGAAGAAAAAACAGGTGTTTCGCACGTATTACACCGACAAAGAGCGAAATGGCCGCTAA
- a CDS encoding DegV family protein: MKIAIVTDSTAYLPKDVRERLGIRMIPLSVIFGDETYREEIDMTADEFFVKIKQSPKLPTTSQPSVGEFVDLFTAIREEGYDAVISIHLSSGISGTYQGAVTAGTMVDGLRVYAYDSEISCMAQGFYAIEAAEMAKAGKMPEEILARLDEMKRTLRAYFMVDDLSHLQRGGRLTGAQAFIGGLLQIKPLLRFENKVIVPFEKIRTRKKAVQRIEELFDEDADKGVPLKAAIIHANQPDEASRWRDELAARYPHVEFSISYFGPVIATHVGEGALGLTWYQP, encoded by the coding sequence GTGAAAATTGCGATTGTCACCGATAGCACGGCTTATTTGCCGAAAGACGTGCGCGAGCGGCTCGGCATCCGGATGATTCCGCTCAGCGTCATTTTTGGGGACGAAACATATCGCGAAGAGATCGATATGACGGCGGATGAATTTTTTGTCAAAATCAAGCAGAGTCCTAAGCTGCCGACGACATCGCAGCCCTCAGTCGGCGAATTTGTCGACTTGTTCACTGCCATTCGTGAGGAAGGGTACGACGCTGTCATCAGCATCCACCTCTCAAGCGGCATCAGCGGCACGTATCAAGGCGCGGTGACGGCGGGAACAATGGTCGATGGTCTGCGCGTTTACGCCTATGATTCGGAAATCAGCTGCATGGCGCAAGGGTTTTACGCCATCGAAGCCGCCGAGATGGCGAAGGCGGGGAAAATGCCGGAGGAGATTCTCGCCCGTCTTGATGAGATGAAGCGGACGTTGCGCGCCTACTTTATGGTCGACGACTTGTCCCACCTGCAGCGCGGCGGACGGCTCACTGGCGCGCAGGCGTTCATCGGCGGCCTCTTGCAAATCAAGCCGCTCCTTCGCTTTGAAAACAAAGTGATCGTGCCGTTTGAAAAAATCCGCACGCGCAAAAAGGCGGTGCAACGCATCGAGGAGCTGTTTGACGAAGATGCGGACAAAGGCGTTCCGCTCAAAGCCGCTATCATCCATGCCAACCAGCCCGATGAAGCGAGCCGTTGGCGCGATGAGCTGGCCGCCCGCTATCCGCACGTCGAATTTTCGATCAGCTATTTTGGCCCCGTCATCGCCACGCACGTCGGCGAAGGGGCGCTCGGGCTGACGTGGTATCAGCCATAA
- a CDS encoding ComF family protein: protein MNCLLCHSPYNPITSWRQLILLEDPDVLCPRCRGSFKLIDGRLCEMCGRPLEEAKPSLCADCLRWQEDEQWGRVLVKNRSVYLYNDWMKDVVALWKFRGDYVIVEAFRRPFSQAFRRHFGRDWHIVPIPLSPERLYERGFNQAEALARLLPFPYFPWLSRKHSEKQSKKSRRERMETDNPFFLSGHPPIDGKRIVLIDDIYTTGITVRHAALVLLEAGAAEVGALTLIRA from the coding sequence ATGAACTGCCTCCTTTGCCATTCTCCGTACAACCCGATCACGAGCTGGCGCCAACTGATTCTTCTTGAAGACCCAGACGTCCTTTGCCCACGCTGCCGCGGGTCGTTCAAACTCATTGACGGCCGCCTTTGCGAGATGTGCGGCCGCCCGCTCGAGGAAGCCAAGCCATCGCTGTGCGCCGACTGCCTTCGGTGGCAGGAAGATGAACAATGGGGGAGGGTGCTCGTGAAAAACCGATCCGTCTATCTATACAACGACTGGATGAAAGACGTCGTCGCCTTATGGAAATTCCGCGGCGACTATGTCATCGTCGAGGCATTCCGCCGTCCGTTTTCCCAAGCGTTTCGCCGACATTTCGGCCGCGATTGGCACATCGTCCCAATCCCGCTGAGCCCCGAACGGCTGTATGAGCGCGGCTTCAACCAAGCGGAAGCGCTCGCCCGCCTGCTTCCGTTTCCGTATTTCCCTTGGCTTTCTCGCAAGCATTCCGAAAAACAATCGAAAAAATCGCGCCGCGAGCGGATGGAGACCGACAACCCGTTTTTTCTCTCCGGACATCCGCCGATTGACGGAAAACGAATCGTTCTCATCGATGACATTTACACGACGGGCATCACCGTCCGCCACGCGGCCCTTGTTTTGCTTGAAGCGGGGGCGGCAGAGGTGGGGGCGTTGACGCTCATTCGCGCGTAA
- the flgM gene encoding flagellar biosynthesis anti-sigma factor FlgM, producing the protein MRIDNRFSIGVHPYRQYSGAPQGKTGQTGRRDRVEISEAAKELQQRSTWAAEREEKVRRLKEQIDNRTYEIDARAIAEKLYKFYKGDGQ; encoded by the coding sequence GTGAGAATCGATAACCGGTTTTCGATTGGCGTTCATCCCTACCGTCAGTACTCGGGCGCCCCACAAGGAAAAACAGGGCAAACCGGGCGGCGGGATCGCGTCGAAATTTCCGAGGCGGCAAAAGAGCTGCAGCAACGCTCCACTTGGGCCGCCGAGCGGGAAGAGAAAGTGCGCCGGTTGAAGGAACAAATCGACAACAGAACGTATGAGATCGATGCCCGCGCCATTGCGGAGAAACTATACAAGTTCTATAAGGGCGATGGCCAATGA
- the fliW gene encoding flagellar assembly protein FliW, translating to MNIDTKYHGTVAVKDEDIIRFPHGLPGFADEKRFILLPLADTPFVILQSVETPALGFVLIEPFSYFPAYEFELDEAMVEQLDIETERDVAVYVILTVADPFDNTTANLQAPVVINARKRIGKQVILSNTPYKTKHRLFPEKIHGQWFALHPGMKIPLFFP from the coding sequence TTGAACATCGACACGAAATACCACGGAACGGTGGCGGTGAAGGACGAAGACATCATCCGCTTCCCCCACGGCCTGCCCGGATTTGCGGACGAGAAGCGGTTCATCCTTTTGCCGCTTGCCGACACGCCGTTTGTCATCTTGCAGTCCGTCGAGACGCCCGCGCTTGGGTTTGTGTTGATCGAGCCGTTTTCGTACTTTCCGGCGTACGAATTTGAACTGGATGAAGCGATGGTCGAACAGCTTGACATCGAAACCGAACGCGACGTCGCGGTGTACGTCATCTTGACGGTCGCTGACCCGTTCGACAACACGACGGCGAACTTGCAGGCGCCCGTGGTCATCAACGCCCGAAAACGAATCGGCAAGCAAGTGATCTTATCGAACACCCCGTACAAAACGAAACATCGCCTTTTCCCGGAAAAGATCCATGGGCAATGGTTTGCCCTCCACCCAGGGATGAAAATCCCCCTTTTCTTCCCATAA
- a CDS encoding flagellin: MRINHNIAALNTYRQLTFNNTQAAKNIEKLSSGLRINRAGDDAAGLAISEKMRGQIRGLEMAAKNSQDAISLIQTAEGALNETHAILQRMRELAVQGANDTNTTIDRDQIQKELNQLISEIDRISNTTQFNTKNLLDGSLNATFQVGANSGQIINLTIATMNSTSLTVGAANISVANNSLASSSIANIDAAINAVSQERSKLGALQNRLEYTINNLSTSAENLTAAESRIRDVDYALAA, encoded by the coding sequence ATGAGAATCAACCACAACATCGCGGCGTTGAATACGTATCGGCAGTTGACGTTCAACAACACGCAGGCGGCAAAAAACATTGAAAAGCTATCTTCTGGTCTTCGTATCAATCGCGCTGGTGACGATGCGGCAGGCCTTGCGATCTCCGAAAAAATGAGAGGCCAAATTCGCGGACTAGAAATGGCTGCGAAGAACTCGCAAGACGCGATCTCGTTGATCCAAACAGCGGAAGGAGCTTTAAATGAAACACATGCTATCCTTCAACGTATGCGCGAGTTAGCGGTACAAGGAGCGAACGATACGAACACAACGATTGACCGCGATCAAATCCAAAAAGAGTTGAATCAGTTAATTTCAGAAATTGACCGTATTTCAAATACCACACAATTCAACACGAAAAACTTGCTTGATGGTTCGTTGAACGCAACCTTCCAAGTGGGCGCCAATAGCGGTCAAATTATTAACTTGACGATTGCAACAATGAACTCAACTTCGTTAACAGTTGGTGCAGCTAATATTTCGGTTGCTAACAACTCTCTAGCTAGTTCATCGATTGCTAACATTGATGCTGCGATCAATGCTGTATCGCAAGAGCGCTCAAAACTTGGTGCATTACAAAACCGTTTAGAGTACACAATTAACAACTTATCTACTTCTGCGGAAAACTTAACAGCCGCAGAATCCCGTATCCGCGACGTCGATTATGCCTTAGCCGCGTAA
- a CDS encoding flagellar protein FlgN, with amino-acid sequence MNTRVENRRTDDEQRAPALQLMALLDRHLTLHRHLLQLAYQKTDVLKRGDMDGLMQLIQKEQTAIAAIQQLERERAQLVAAWSDGGHPLTLADCLPKMDEEERQKAEQLASELLDVINELQAVNELNGQLIRQSLQWVTLMLDQLMPQPPNVNYTAPNQSTRQYGHGRSRSLFDSKA; translated from the coding sequence ATGAACACAAGGGTAGAAAATCGCCGAACCGATGATGAACAGCGTGCGCCAGCGCTGCAGCTGATGGCGCTCCTTGACCGGCACTTGACGCTGCACCGGCATTTGCTTCAATTGGCCTATCAAAAAACGGACGTATTAAAACGAGGCGATATGGACGGATTAATGCAGCTGATCCAAAAAGAACAAACTGCTATCGCCGCCATCCAGCAGCTCGAGCGCGAGCGGGCACAACTCGTCGCCGCATGGTCCGATGGCGGGCATCCGCTGACATTGGCCGATTGCTTGCCGAAAATGGACGAGGAGGAGCGGCAAAAAGCCGAACAGTTGGCTAGCGAGTTGCTCGACGTGATCAACGAACTCCAGGCAGTCAACGAGCTGAATGGGCAGCTCATCCGCCAGTCGCTGCAATGGGTGACGCTGATGTTGGACCAATTGATGCCGCAGCCGCCCAACGTGAACTATACCGCGCCAAACCAATCAACGAGACAATATGGACATGGACGAAGCCGTTCACTCTTTGATTCCAAAGCATAG
- a CDS encoding DEAD/DEAH box helicase, translating into MLIVHPPSTAASPLVVWLNGQRLPREQLPFPDGEVAAAIQTGLLHEQPGLIKTARAWRCVRCGNNDPHLFAAFPCARCGADCAYCRKCLVMGRISSCTHLVHVTMPLPSEPHEAPLVWDGTLSAAQAEAAQAVRQAVLDRSELIVWAVCGAGKTEMLFPAIAAALEEGWRVGLATPRVDVVRELAPRFRQAFPRVSLAVWHGGSDERGRIAPLVLSTTHQLLRAYRAFDVMIIDEVDAFPYSVEPMLEYAVSQARKERSSLIYLTATPSRAWQRDIARGKRNAVVIPARYHGHPLPVPVFEWCGNWRKRLERGRLPENVLAWVLHRLEQRKQAFLFVPHIDELEAVTRLLQRVDPRIVGVHAEAPDRADHVQAFRDGRVPLLVTTTILERGVTVPNIDVAVLGAEDRIFTESALVQIAGRVGRHAAFPDGDVRFFHHGKTNEMVRARRHIVRMNETAKKRGLLHR; encoded by the coding sequence ATGCTCATTGTACATCCCCCATCAACCGCTGCTTCGCCGCTTGTCGTCTGGCTCAATGGCCAGCGCCTACCCCGAGAGCAGCTGCCGTTTCCCGATGGAGAAGTCGCTGCCGCCATCCAGACCGGTTTGCTTCACGAACAGCCCGGGCTCATCAAAACAGCGCGCGCCTGGCGCTGCGTCCGTTGCGGAAATAACGATCCTCATCTTTTTGCCGCGTTTCCGTGCGCCCGCTGCGGGGCAGATTGTGCGTATTGCCGCAAGTGTCTCGTGATGGGGCGCATCAGCTCCTGCACTCACCTTGTGCACGTGACGATGCCGCTTCCGTCCGAGCCGCACGAGGCGCCGCTTGTTTGGGATGGGACGCTGTCCGCCGCTCAAGCGGAGGCCGCGCAGGCTGTCCGACAGGCGGTGCTGGACCGAAGCGAGCTGATCGTTTGGGCCGTATGCGGGGCAGGGAAAACCGAGATGTTGTTTCCCGCCATCGCTGCCGCCTTGGAGGAAGGTTGGCGCGTTGGCCTCGCCACGCCTAGAGTGGACGTTGTCCGCGAACTGGCTCCGCGCTTCCGCCAGGCGTTCCCGCGCGTTTCGCTCGCCGTATGGCACGGCGGAAGCGATGAGCGCGGGCGAATCGCCCCGCTCGTTCTTTCCACTACCCACCAACTGTTGCGCGCGTACCGCGCGTTTGATGTCATGATCATCGATGAAGTCGACGCCTTCCCGTATTCGGTTGAACCGATGCTTGAATACGCCGTCAGTCAAGCGCGGAAAGAACGATCAAGCCTCATCTATCTCACCGCCACTCCCTCCCGCGCTTGGCAGCGTGACATTGCGCGTGGCAAACGGAACGCCGTCGTCATCCCCGCCCGCTATCACGGCCATCCGCTCCCCGTCCCCGTGTTCGAATGGTGCGGCAATTGGCGCAAGCGGTTAGAGCGCGGCCGCTTGCCCGAAAACGTCCTTGCGTGGGTTCTCCATCGTTTGGAACAGAGAAAGCAGGCGTTTTTGTTCGTTCCCCATATCGATGAGCTTGAAGCTGTCACCCGCCTCTTGCAGCGCGTCGATCCCCGCATCGTCGGCGTCCACGCCGAAGCCCCGGATCGCGCCGATCATGTGCAGGCGTTTCGCGACGGGCGCGTTCCGCTGCTTGTGACGACGACGATTCTTGAGCGCGGCGTGACGGTGCCGAACATCGATGTCGCCGTTCTCGGTGCCGAAGACCGCATCTTTACGGAAAGCGCTCTTGTGCAAATCGCCGGCCGCGTCGGCCGCCACGCGGCGTTTCCGGATGGCGACGTCCGCTTTTTCCATCACGGAAAAACGAACGAGATGGTGCGGGCGCGCCGCCACATTGTCCGCATGAATGAGACAGCGAAGAAAAGGGGGTTGCTGCATCGATGA